The Enterococcus sp. 7F3_DIV0205 genome has a window encoding:
- a CDS encoding energy-coupling factor transporter transmembrane component T, translating to MEKTYVTFDPRSKLCTILFASFLLMFPLPFKAEILFVTLLYLLFILNGSFKKGTIFYGIFWLLILGDYLLFPYIDNSLAAFFDFLFVGNRRMLPTIMAAAFAMNRTKISEWIAALKKCHVPFGLIIPLTVLFRFFPTLFQDFRSIRNAMKYRGIAVSTVDLFLHPFQTMEYIIVPILMSAENTSLDLSSAALVRGLANPTSHTSIYEIRLKVQDYLLIGLLVLCGIFGRLI from the coding sequence ATGGAAAAAACATACGTAACCTTTGATCCCAGAAGTAAGCTTTGTACGATTTTATTTGCTAGTTTTTTGTTGATGTTCCCTTTGCCATTCAAAGCGGAAATCTTGTTTGTGACACTACTTTACTTACTATTCATCTTAAATGGTAGTTTTAAAAAAGGCACGATTTTTTATGGTATATTTTGGTTGCTAATTTTAGGCGACTATCTATTATTTCCTTATATCGATAACTCTCTTGCTGCTTTTTTTGATTTTTTATTCGTAGGCAATCGACGGATGCTGCCAACGATCATGGCAGCGGCTTTTGCAATGAATCGAACAAAAATAAGTGAGTGGATTGCGGCGTTAAAGAAATGTCATGTACCATTTGGCTTGATCATTCCGTTAACAGTCTTGTTTCGGTTTTTCCCTACATTGTTTCAAGATTTTAGAAGCATCCGTAATGCAATGAAATATCGAGGTATTGCAGTTTCTACCGTTGATTTGTTCTTACATCCTTTTCAGACGATGGAGTATATTATTGTGCCGATTTTAATGTCAGCAGAAAACACATCGTTAGATCTATCGTCAGCAGCATTAGTTCGTGGTCTAGCAAATCCGACATCGCATACAAGTATCTATGAAATACGATTAAAAGTTCAAGATTATTTATTGATTGGGTTATTAGTTCTTTGTGGAATCTTTGGGAGGTTGATTTAA
- a CDS encoding MptD family putative ECF transporter S component: protein MKKLKIQDFISIGIYTAIYFLVVTIAMVILRFTIPAFNSVLIPSATALFAGIVYLLVIHRIPRFGAITIMGSVMGLFFLVSGHFPLSFLPNILCAVAADWIQYQTKLSEKVRTMVSYTVFSFGLMGPVLPLWFMKNAYVDSLIARGKDAVYIDKVFAPITTTTFYVCVAAVIICSILGILIGQKIYAKHFDKAKGKQYGKNIRNL from the coding sequence ATGAAAAAGTTAAAAATTCAAGATTTTATTTCGATAGGAATCTATACAGCTATTTATTTTTTAGTTGTGACGATTGCTATGGTTATTTTACGCTTTACGATTCCAGCCTTTAATTCAGTTTTAATACCAAGTGCTACAGCACTTTTTGCAGGAATTGTCTATTTGTTAGTTATCCATCGGATTCCTCGTTTTGGCGCTATCACGATTATGGGGAGTGTAATGGGCTTGTTTTTCTTAGTCTCAGGACATTTTCCTTTATCCTTTTTACCCAATATTCTGTGTGCAGTAGCAGCTGATTGGATTCAATATCAAACAAAACTATCTGAAAAAGTACGCACAATGGTCAGTTATACTGTATTTAGTTTTGGTTTGATGGGACCAGTATTGCCATTATGGTTTATGAAAAATGCTTATGTTGACTCACTAATTGCTCGTGGGAAGGATGCTGTTTACATCGATAAAGTTTTTGCACCGATCACTACAACAACTTTTTATGTCTGTGTGGCAGCGGTTATTATATGTAGTATTTTAGGTATTCTGATCGGTCAAAAGATTTATGCGAAACATTTTGATAAAGCTAAAGGAAAACAATATGGAAAAAACATACGTAACCTTTGA
- a CDS encoding Lsa family ABC-F type ribosomal protection protein encodes MSKIELKNITFGYDTQGTLLFDQANLNFDTQWKLGLIGRNGRGKTTLLKILQNQLPYSGQINHQLDFLYFPQPIKNKQQLTYYVLQEISDFEQWEIERELNLLQVDPEILWRDYETLSGGEQTKVLLALLFIDGHHFPLIDEPTNHLDIVGRKQVADYLKKKRQGFIVVSHDRSFVDEVVDHVLSIEKSQLELYQGNFSVYEEQKKIKDEFEFAQNEKLKKEVNRLRKTAAEKAEWSRSKEQDKYGKASEKGSGAIFDTGAIGARAARTMKRSKTIEHRMETQLSEKESLLKDIEYIDPLTMNYQPGHHRRLLTVQNLVLGYQEQDLFQKVSFELNQGQRIALAGQNGSGKSSIIQFLLDQFDGESQGDILRPTQVNISYVRQNYEDNQGTLPEFAEEQGLNHQEFLNNLHKLGMEREVFQNRIEHMSMGQRKKVELAKSLAQPAELYIWDEPLNYLDVFNQEQLEKLILSVKPTMLIVEHDQAFLEKIATQVITLTKIK; translated from the coding sequence ATGTCAAAAATTGAACTAAAAAATATAACATTCGGCTATGATACCCAAGGAACATTACTTTTTGATCAAGCAAATTTAAACTTTGATACCCAGTGGAAATTAGGCTTGATAGGAAGAAACGGCCGTGGCAAAACAACATTACTAAAAATTTTACAGAATCAACTGCCGTATAGTGGTCAAATCAATCATCAATTAGATTTTCTGTATTTCCCGCAACCAATTAAAAATAAACAACAATTAACGTATTATGTGCTTCAAGAAATCAGTGATTTTGAACAATGGGAAATTGAGCGTGAGCTAAATCTTCTACAAGTTGATCCAGAAATTTTATGGCGTGATTATGAGACCCTTTCTGGTGGCGAACAAACCAAAGTTTTATTGGCTTTGCTGTTTATTGATGGTCATCATTTTCCCTTGATCGATGAACCAACCAATCATTTGGATATTGTAGGTCGAAAACAAGTTGCCGATTATTTGAAAAAAAAGCGCCAAGGGTTTATCGTCGTTAGCCATGATCGTTCCTTTGTGGATGAGGTTGTCGATCATGTATTATCAATCGAAAAAAGCCAATTAGAGCTCTATCAAGGGAATTTTTCTGTCTATGAAGAGCAAAAGAAAATCAAAGATGAATTTGAATTCGCTCAAAATGAGAAATTAAAAAAAGAAGTTAATCGACTGAGAAAAACAGCTGCTGAAAAAGCTGAATGGTCACGTTCCAAGGAACAAGATAAATATGGCAAAGCTTCTGAAAAAGGGAGCGGGGCAATTTTTGATACTGGTGCTATCGGCGCAAGAGCTGCTCGTACAATGAAACGTTCAAAGACGATTGAACATCGTATGGAAACACAACTATCAGAAAAAGAAAGTCTTTTAAAAGATATTGAGTATATCGATCCTTTGACAATGAACTATCAGCCTGGGCATCACAGACGGTTACTGACGGTTCAAAATTTGGTGTTAGGTTATCAGGAGCAAGACCTGTTTCAAAAAGTGTCTTTTGAATTAAACCAAGGTCAACGTATTGCATTGGCAGGGCAAAATGGTTCTGGAAAATCATCGATTATTCAGTTTTTACTTGATCAATTTGATGGAGAAAGCCAAGGAGACATTCTGCGACCAACTCAAGTAAACATTAGCTACGTTCGTCAAAATTATGAAGATAATCAAGGAACTTTACCAGAATTTGCTGAAGAGCAGGGACTAAACCATCAAGAGTTTCTCAATAATTTGCATAAATTAGGGATGGAAAGAGAAGTTTTTCAAAATCGTATTGAGCACATGAGTATGGGACAGCGCAAAAAAGTTGAGTTAGCAAAATCTTTAGCACAACCAGCGGAACTTTATATTTGGGACGAACCATTGAATTATCTTGATGTTTTTAATCAAGAACAACTAGAAAAATTGATTTTATCTGTCAAACCAACAATGTTGATAGTAGAACATGATCAAGCTTTTTTAGAAAAAATTGCGACTCAAGTAATTACGTTAACTAAAATCAAATAA
- the pcp gene encoding pyroglutamyl-peptidase I translates to MKVLITGFDPFGGDSVNPAYEAVKLIPDEVAGAQIIKLEIPTVFQESAKVLEASMKEHNPDIVICVGQAGGRSAVSFERVAINLAEARIPDNKGNQPIGTKLEEDGETAYFTSLPIKAMMKNVQEHGLPAYISYTAGTFVCNDIMYRLLYMIDRTFSGVKGGFIHVPFEPTQVIDRPVGTPSMPIQSIADSLTFAIEAAVTTEVDIEENTGTTH, encoded by the coding sequence ATGAAAGTTCTAATCACAGGTTTTGATCCATTTGGTGGAGATTCGGTGAATCCAGCGTATGAAGCAGTAAAACTGATTCCAGATGAAGTAGCAGGAGCCCAAATCATTAAATTAGAAATACCAACCGTTTTTCAAGAGAGTGCTAAAGTTTTAGAAGCATCGATGAAAGAACATAATCCTGATATCGTTATTTGTGTTGGGCAAGCTGGGGGACGTAGCGCTGTTTCCTTTGAACGAGTAGCGATCAATTTAGCTGAGGCGAGAATTCCAGATAATAAAGGAAATCAGCCAATTGGAACAAAATTGGAAGAAGATGGAGAGACAGCTTATTTTACTTCATTGCCAATTAAAGCGATGATGAAAAACGTTCAAGAACATGGTTTACCCGCTTACATCTCCTATACCGCAGGGACATTTGTCTGTAACGATATCATGTATCGTCTATTGTACATGATTGACAGAACATTTTCAGGTGTTAAGGGTGGATTTATTCATGTGCCATTTGAGCCGACACAAGTAATTGACCGCCCAGTAGGGACACCGTCTATGCCAATTCAATCGATTGCTGATTCATTAACATTTGCAATCGAAGCGGCGGTTACAACAGAGGTAGATATTGAGGAGAATACAGGAACAACACATTAA
- a CDS encoding DUF979 domain-containing protein translates to MSYFMNSEILLGEKLLEVLYILMGLILVYTGIKNLLDKSNPHRYGTGYFWCALGIVIAGGRFIPSMISGVLIFSMTIPAILKKVSKGKSKLPSKEYMQQMSDKLGMKIFIPALSIGVFAIIFALFTKLGALVGVGAGVLVAILILMFYSKNNKPTTFLDDAADMLGTVGPLSMLPMLLASLGAVFTSAGVGTVISSAVGTIVPQGNVVVGIIIYAFGMMLFTIIMGNAFAAITVMTVGIGAPFVLAYGANPALIGMLALTCGYCGTLLTPMAANFNIVPVAMLEMKDKYGVIKNQWFIAIFMFVFQVVYMILFK, encoded by the coding sequence ATGAGTTATTTTATGAATTCTGAAATATTGCTTGGCGAGAAATTATTAGAAGTGTTATATATTTTAATGGGCTTGATTTTGGTTTATACGGGGATTAAGAATTTACTAGATAAAAGTAATCCTCATCGCTATGGTACGGGCTATTTTTGGTGTGCTTTAGGGATTGTAATTGCTGGCGGTCGCTTTATCCCATCAATGATCAGCGGTGTTTTGATTTTTTCAATGACGATCCCAGCAATCTTGAAAAAAGTCAGTAAAGGAAAAAGTAAGTTGCCTTCTAAAGAGTATATGCAACAAATGTCAGATAAATTAGGTATGAAGATTTTTATTCCAGCTTTAAGTATTGGGGTATTTGCTATTATTTTTGCCTTATTTACTAAATTGGGCGCGTTGGTTGGTGTTGGTGCGGGTGTTTTAGTAGCAATTCTGATTTTAATGTTTTATTCTAAAAATAATAAACCAACGACGTTTTTGGATGATGCGGCAGATATGCTTGGAACAGTAGGGCCATTGAGTATGTTGCCTATGCTTTTAGCTTCATTAGGAGCTGTATTCACAAGTGCTGGTGTTGGAACGGTGATTTCTTCTGCAGTCGGAACGATCGTGCCACAAGGGAATGTAGTGGTTGGAATTATTATTTATGCCTTTGGTATGATGCTATTTACCATCATTATGGGAAATGCCTTTGCAGCAATCACTGTGATGACAGTTGGGATCGGAGCGCCATTCGTCTTAGCCTATGGTGCCAATCCAGCTTTGATCGGTATGCTAGCACTGACTTGTGGTTATTGTGGTACGTTACTGACACCGATGGCGGCGAACTTCAACATCGTTCCAGTTGCCATGTTAGAGATGAAAGATAAATATGGTGTGATCAAAAATCAATGGTTTATTGCGATCTTCATGTTTGTTTTTCAAGTTGTGTATATGATTTTGTTTAAATAA
- a CDS encoding DUF969 domain-containing protein: MENILSLLGVLIVIVGFAMKLDSILIVMVSLVVTALVGGLGLEGMLDILGTSFVNNRGMAIFIIIMLATGTLERNGLKESAASLIRRFKKVSAGLIIDIYGVFRMIFAAFNVSFGGVAGFVRPIILPMSIGAVESQDLKLNKEYEEELKGMASAMENICWFFGQVLFIGGSGGLLVQSTLKELGYEVTLVQLAAVEIPVALVALVVASIYFYTKDRRLMKKYYGDSEKKVDRV; encoded by the coding sequence GTGGAAAATATTCTTAGCCTATTAGGCGTACTGATCGTCATTGTCGGTTTTGCAATGAAATTAGACTCGATTTTGATCGTAATGGTTTCCTTAGTTGTAACAGCTTTAGTCGGGGGACTCGGGTTAGAAGGAATGCTGGATATTTTAGGTACAAGTTTCGTAAATAATCGAGGTATGGCTATTTTTATTATTATTATGTTAGCTACAGGAACATTAGAAAGAAATGGTTTAAAAGAATCAGCAGCATCGCTAATTCGCCGTTTTAAAAAAGTTTCAGCTGGTTTGATCATTGATATTTACGGGGTTTTTCGGATGATTTTTGCGGCATTTAACGTTAGCTTTGGGGGTGTCGCTGGTTTTGTTCGTCCCATTATTTTACCAATGTCGATCGGAGCAGTTGAATCTCAAGATTTAAAATTAAACAAAGAATATGAAGAAGAGCTAAAAGGAATGGCTTCGGCTATGGAAAATATTTGCTGGTTTTTTGGGCAAGTGTTGTTTATTGGCGGATCAGGCGGTCTTTTAGTTCAATCAACATTAAAAGAATTAGGTTATGAAGTGACGTTAGTCCAATTGGCTGCTGTTGAAATTCCTGTAGCATTGGTAGCTTTAGTGGTTGCTAGTATTTATTTTTATACGAAAGATCGTCGCTTGATGAAAAAATATTATGGCGATAGTGAGAAGAAGGTGGACCGAGTATGA